A window of Novosphingobium terrae contains these coding sequences:
- a CDS encoding TonB-dependent receptor, with protein sequence MKNRVVSNHLACLASVLAMVAAAPALAQTAPAPAAEPAAAAAEPAPGDIVVTANKRAERLVSVPVAVTAVSNQTLSRLQINDTASLTRAVPSLSFQAGNGPGNSSFRIRGVGTQLFSYGVESAVAVVVDGVVAPRQVQGFADLADMERIEVLRGPQGTLFGKNATAGVINIVTEAPTNHLTGHFDATIAEKGEYRIKGSVSGPITDNLKARVSGYYNDVGGFIYNANTGKMENGYKSWGVRGKLQWDATSNLTFKLLADIAKNNADCCSRVPVSITTPAVQTLLGGINASPTNRTVSNDDASFYKTNTNIVSLQGDLNLGAATITSITAFQRFTDTDNFEPDQIASIPNRYVGSSAYSAWNNNLNHVAYSNWSQELRIGSNGNSDFTYVAGVFYNHINLNRQQSRTRYTCSAGASIGSACTGTSVSQSAGMQGSYAGDNIAGFGQIDWRAIGKLHVIAGLREQYETQSVTGSNYGALTSTDVTFPGSVISSGTTHRSGSALTGKAGLRYEFNRNLQAYGSYTRGYKAFALDIDIGTNFATQTGLAPEHVNAYELGLKWQAPGGKFDINTAVFRSDFTNLQVQALVTDVVNNSFNTVLANAGKSRSQGFEVEANFRPDDHFSLAANFTYLDATIDVPGQTCGIQQQTGLTTYTSNFPSNTCYIKKTGSTTSGAIIDVVGGQLPATPKYRVGFTPRWEHEIGNLTGSIMMPINYQSATSLSLNQDPLLQQKAYTLVDLTLGLAGPDKRWNVSFFIRNLFNQNYYSQLNHGTILATTTNATDLWANVNKDSRRYVGGTIGYRF encoded by the coding sequence ATGAAGAATCGGGTCGTCTCCAACCATCTCGCCTGCCTTGCCAGCGTTCTGGCCATGGTCGCCGCCGCGCCGGCGCTCGCCCAAACCGCGCCTGCGCCCGCCGCCGAGCCTGCCGCCGCTGCCGCAGAGCCCGCCCCCGGCGATATCGTGGTCACCGCCAACAAGCGCGCAGAGCGCCTTGTTTCGGTGCCCGTCGCTGTCACCGCCGTGTCGAACCAGACGCTCAGCCGCCTGCAGATCAACGACACCGCCAGCCTGACGCGAGCCGTGCCCTCGCTCAGCTTCCAGGCGGGCAACGGCCCGGGCAACTCCAGCTTCCGCATTCGCGGCGTCGGTACGCAGCTCTTCAGCTATGGCGTTGAATCCGCCGTGGCCGTCGTGGTCGATGGCGTGGTCGCCCCGCGTCAGGTGCAGGGCTTTGCTGATCTGGCCGATATGGAGCGCATCGAAGTGCTGCGCGGTCCTCAGGGCACGCTGTTCGGCAAGAACGCCACCGCCGGCGTGATCAACATCGTCACCGAAGCGCCGACCAACCATCTGACCGGGCACTTTGACGCCACCATCGCCGAAAAGGGCGAGTATCGTATCAAGGGTTCGGTCTCCGGCCCGATCACTGACAATCTGAAGGCCCGTGTCAGCGGCTATTACAACGATGTTGGCGGCTTCATCTACAATGCCAATACGGGCAAGATGGAGAACGGCTACAAGAGCTGGGGCGTGCGCGGCAAGCTGCAGTGGGATGCCACCAGTAACCTGACCTTCAAGCTGCTGGCCGATATTGCCAAGAACAACGCCGATTGCTGCTCGCGCGTGCCGGTGTCGATCACCACGCCTGCAGTGCAGACGCTGCTGGGCGGCATCAATGCCTCGCCCACGAACCGCACGGTGTCGAATGACGATGCCAGCTTCTACAAGACCAACACCAACATCGTCTCGCTGCAGGGCGATCTGAATCTGGGCGCGGCGACGATCACCTCGATCACCGCCTTCCAGCGTTTCACCGACACCGACAATTTCGAGCCCGACCAGATCGCCTCGATCCCCAATCGTTATGTCGGCAGCTCGGCCTATTCCGCGTGGAACAACAACCTCAACCACGTTGCCTACAGCAACTGGTCGCAGGAACTGCGCATCGGTTCGAATGGCAACAGCGACTTCACCTATGTCGCTGGCGTGTTCTACAACCACATCAACCTCAACCGTCAGCAGTCGCGCACACGCTATACCTGCTCGGCGGGGGCTTCGATTGGCAGCGCCTGCACCGGCACCTCGGTCTCGCAGTCGGCGGGGATGCAGGGTTCTTACGCTGGCGACAACATCGCCGGTTTCGGCCAGATCGACTGGCGCGCCATTGGCAAGCTGCATGTCATCGCGGGCCTGCGCGAGCAGTATGAAACCCAGAGCGTCACGGGCAGCAACTATGGCGCCCTGACCTCAACCGATGTGACCTTCCCCGGCTCGGTGATCTCCAGCGGCACGACGCATCGCAGCGGCAGCGCGCTGACCGGCAAGGCGGGCCTGCGTTACGAGTTCAACCGCAACCTGCAGGCCTATGGCAGCTACACCCGTGGCTATAAGGCCTTCGCGCTGGACATCGACATCGGCACCAACTTCGCCACCCAGACCGGTCTGGCGCCCGAACATGTCAACGCCTACGAACTCGGCCTGAAGTGGCAGGCGCCCGGCGGAAAGTTCGACATCAACACCGCAGTCTTCCGCAGCGATTTCACCAATCTTCAGGTGCAGGCGCTGGTGACGGATGTTGTGAACAATTCCTTCAACACCGTGCTGGCCAATGCGGGCAAGTCGCGCTCGCAGGGCTTTGAGGTCGAGGCCAACTTCCGCCCTGACGATCACTTCTCGCTGGCCGCCAACTTCACCTATCTGGACGCCACGATCGACGTGCCCGGCCAGACCTGCGGCATCCAGCAGCAGACCGGCCTGACGACCTACACCTCGAACTTCCCCAGCAACACCTGCTACATCAAGAAGACCGGCAGCACGACCTCGGGCGCGATCATCGATGTGGTCGGCGGCCAGCTGCCTGCAACGCCGAAGTATCGTGTGGGCTTCACGCCGCGCTGGGAGCATGAGATCGGCAATCTGACCGGCTCGATCATGATGCCGATCAACTATCAGAGCGCCACCAGCCTGTCGCTGAACCAGGACCCGCTGCTGCAGCAGAAGGCCTATACGCTGGTTGATCTGACTCTGGGTCTGGCCGGGCCGGACAAGCGCTGGAACGTCAGCTTCTTCATCCGCAACCTGTTTAACCAGAACTACTACAGCCAGCTGAACCACGGCACCATTCTGGCCACCACCACCAATGCGACCGACCTGTGGGCCAACGTCAACAAGGACTCGCGTCGTTACGTGGGCGGCACGATCGGTTACCGCTTCTGA
- a CDS encoding beta-glucosidase, with protein MTGSTTSERPVRADEPQQADIDTQVESLIAQMSLEEKVAMMSGTGFFQALQEDDRVWGARPYRAGSGNERLGLEPLWFTDGPRGVTRGNSTCFPCTMARGATFDADLELRIGEAMGVEARAQGCNFSGAVCINLLRHPAWGRAQETYGEDSYHLGVMGAAMGTGIQTHNVIGTVKHFALNSMENARFKVNVKADERALHEVYLPHFKHCLDAGIASVMSAYNKVNGEFTGQDRVLLTDILRDEWKFEGFVHSDWVRGVHKVYGASAGLDIENPEPLVFGEKLVAAVNEGTVEPEVIDRACRRILRTQLRFAARQDPLPAYGPELIASEAHRALALEAAQKCAVLLENDGTLPLAKTAKIAVLGRLAAMENTGDNGSSRVRPSYVVTPLQGLQRLLGEDAITQADEEDLANATAVAAQADVALVVVGYTAKEEGEYIMGDIALGADQKKVPGRPSLSPVPIGGDRVSLGLPEDQVALIRAAVASGKPVVVAIVAGSAVMVEAWREEVNAILMSFYAGMEGGTALAQVLLGLVNPSGKLPFSVARNTDHYPFFDRDADEITYDLWHGYTKLERDGNTPRYAFGHGLCYTSFDYRAITARLGAQSIEVTAAVTNTGTLAGEDVAQCYIGAPGVEAERAPKQLKGFARVALAPGEMKVVRFSVPLDSLRWRDGAHWRLESGNYRVFVGGSSAQVLSTKVRVPAVQG; from the coding sequence ATGACCGGCTCCACCACCAGCGAACGGCCCGTCCGCGCCGATGAGCCGCAGCAGGCGGATATCGACACGCAAGTCGAATCGCTGATCGCGCAAATGTCGCTGGAAGAGAAGGTTGCCATGATGTCGGGCACCGGTTTTTTCCAGGCTTTGCAGGAGGATGACCGCGTCTGGGGTGCCCGCCCCTATCGCGCGGGCAGCGGCAATGAGCGCCTTGGGCTGGAGCCTTTGTGGTTCACCGATGGCCCGCGCGGCGTGACGCGCGGCAATTCCACCTGCTTCCCCTGCACCATGGCACGCGGCGCCACCTTCGACGCCGATCTGGAACTGCGCATCGGCGAAGCGATGGGCGTGGAAGCCCGCGCTCAGGGCTGCAATTTCTCGGGTGCGGTCTGCATCAATCTGCTGCGCCACCCGGCCTGGGGTCGCGCTCAGGAAACCTATGGCGAGGATAGCTATCACCTCGGCGTGATGGGCGCGGCCATGGGCACCGGCATTCAGACGCATAATGTCATCGGCACGGTCAAGCATTTCGCGCTGAATTCTATGGAGAATGCCCGCTTCAAGGTCAATGTGAAGGCCGACGAGCGCGCGCTTCACGAAGTCTATCTGCCGCATTTCAAACATTGCCTCGATGCCGGCATCGCCTCGGTGATGAGCGCCTACAACAAGGTCAATGGCGAATTCACCGGTCAGGATCGCGTGCTTCTGACCGATATTCTGCGCGATGAATGGAAGTTCGAAGGATTCGTCCATTCCGACTGGGTGCGCGGCGTCCATAAAGTCTATGGCGCCTCTGCCGGTCTCGACATCGAGAACCCCGAACCGCTGGTCTTCGGCGAAAAGCTGGTCGCGGCTGTGAACGAAGGCACCGTCGAACCCGAAGTGATCGACCGCGCCTGCCGCCGCATCCTGCGCACGCAATTGCGCTTTGCCGCAAGGCAAGACCCCCTGCCCGCCTATGGCCCTGAGCTCATCGCCAGCGAAGCGCATCGCGCCCTCGCGCTGGAAGCCGCGCAAAAATGCGCCGTGCTGCTGGAGAATGACGGCACACTGCCTCTGGCCAAAACCGCGAAGATCGCCGTGCTGGGCCGCCTCGCCGCGATGGAGAACACTGGCGACAATGGCTCCAGCCGCGTGCGCCCCTCCTATGTCGTCACGCCTTTGCAGGGCCTGCAGCGCCTGCTGGGCGAGGACGCCATCACCCAGGCCGATGAAGAGGATCTGGCGAACGCCACCGCCGTGGCCGCTCAGGCCGATGTGGCGCTGGTGGTGGTGGGCTACACCGCCAAGGAGGAAGGCGAATACATTATGGGCGACATCGCCCTTGGCGCCGACCAGAAGAAGGTGCCGGGCCGCCCCAGCCTCTCGCCCGTGCCGATCGGCGGTGACCGCGTCTCGCTGGGCCTGCCCGAGGATCAGGTGGCGCTGATCCGTGCTGCCGTCGCCTCGGGCAAGCCGGTGGTGGTAGCGATTGTCGCCGGTTCAGCGGTGATGGTTGAGGCATGGCGCGAAGAGGTGAACGCCATCCTCATGAGCTTCTACGCCGGGATGGAAGGCGGCACCGCGCTGGCGCAGGTGCTGCTGGGCCTGGTCAATCCTTCGGGCAAGCTGCCCTTCTCGGTGGCGCGCAACACGGATCACTACCCCTTCTTCGACCGCGACGCCGACGAAATCACCTATGATCTGTGGCACGGCTATACCAAGCTGGAGCGCGACGGAAACACGCCGCGCTATGCCTTCGGCCATGGCCTGTGCTACACCAGCTTCGACTATCGCGCGATCACCGCAAGGCTGGGCGCGCAGAGCATCGAGGTTACCGCTGCCGTCACCAACACCGGCACGCTGGCGGGTGAGGACGTTGCCCAATGCTACATCGGCGCCCCGGGCGTGGAGGCGGAGCGCGCGCCCAAGCAGCTCAAGGGCTTTGCCCGCGTGGCACTGGCGCCCGGCGAGATGAAGGTGGTGCGCTTCAGCGTGCCGCTGGACAGCCTGCGCTGGCGTGATGGAGCCCACTGGCGGTTGGAGAGCGGCAACTATCGCGTCTTCGTCGGCGGCAGTTCGGCGCAGGTGCTCAGCACCAAGGTTCGGGTTCCAGCTGTGCAAGGCTGA
- a CDS encoding VOC family protein yields MQCQLARIILFSADVQRLAQFYQDMLGLPVIRTEQGWVELNAGGCSLAIHAGASKPGNRPPKLSFYAADVAAARASLIRKGVATLGPIKSAGTFNMCDGQDPDGNPIQISSRR; encoded by the coding sequence ATGCAATGTCAGCTCGCACGCATCATTCTCTTTTCGGCCGATGTGCAGCGGCTGGCGCAGTTCTATCAGGATATGCTGGGCTTGCCCGTGATCCGGACCGAGCAGGGATGGGTCGAACTGAACGCGGGAGGCTGCTCGCTTGCCATCCATGCCGGCGCCTCCAAGCCCGGCAACCGACCTCCCAAGCTGAGCTTTTATGCCGCTGACGTGGCGGCCGCGCGGGCCAGCCTGATCCGGAAGGGCGTCGCGACGCTTGGGCCGATCAAATCGGCCGGAACCTTCAATATGTGCGATGGTCAAGATCCCGATGGCAATCCCATCCAGATATCCAGCCGAAGGTGA